The stretch of DNA AAGCAATGGTCAAATTACTCACGTGATCGCTGCCACCTTTGGACTTGGGATGAATATGCTCAACCTCAAACGGCACATTCTCTACACCACAGTAGACGCATTTTCTACCCCACTTTTGGAGTAAGTATTCGCGCACTTCAAAGCCAAATAATTCGCCCTGTTGATATTCGACACCTTTGATTTCAGGATTTTGGAGTTGTTGCAAATCAAACCATACTAACTCTTGAGAGATGTCCGTAATTGGGCATAGTTTCATGAGTCGCCGCATCCAAGTTTCAATGTTAGCGATACGACTTTCAAGTGATGGTGGTAGCCATCCTGCCCTGCGTCGCCTGTTGAGAAACCGGGGTTTACGGTAACGAGTTTTACGTGAGCGTCGCCCTCGGCGTAATGCTCTACGTGTAAGAAGAGCATTTTTGACTTGTTGCCCTCTGTGGTGTATTTCAAATGCGCCTACAACCCGTCCAGTACATTCTTGAACTATAGCCACTCCTGTTACTCTGCTACCAGGGTCAATTTTTAGGCGATGGGGATGAGTTGTGGAGTTTTCCTCTACTCTATCCTGCATCATAATAGTAAACGGGTAGCGTCGGTAAACTTTAGCTCTCCCTTTTTTGAGTAATTCTCTTGCCCGTGCTGGATGGCAGGGATTGAGTGGTTGTAAATTTTGGTCTAGTACGAAAACTCGCATTACTTTGAACTCTCAACAAATGTTGGTAAGGTTTGCCTCGACAAAGTTATTTGAACTTGTTGGGTACAACGCACTTCCTTAACTCATTACAGATGTTTAACGTTGTACGAAAGGACTACAAGCTGGCACGTATTTGTAGGTTTCATGATTCAAATAACGTAGGTTTTAAGAACCTTAGTCTGGTCAAGTTAGAGCTTTTTACAAGCTCCCGTCATACCTTTTGGGTTGACGGTGAGTTCTTGACTCGATTTGTTCATAAGCTTGGGGAAAGAAAAACAGCATGAAGTCTTGAAATACAGTTGTAGTATCTGCTTCCAAGGCGAATCATATTCCGTCTGCGGATTTTCATTTGTCAATTCTTTAAGACAATCGGCTCAAATCATATTATCTATGGGTATCAAGATGGAAAATATTTTGAAGAATGTTATGAAGCTCAAGAAGCATATCAAGAAGCTATTGAACATCTAGAATCGATGGGAATCTGCTCTAAAACATCACAGGATGTCAACAGTATTTTGCAGGACATAACTAGCGAAATAGTTTAAATGCTATATCAGTACTGGCAGAGGTAGGTGATTATGATTTTGGGATAATCATGTCGCTTTATCTTTCTAAAATAAACATTCCTGTACAAAAAATGAATTACTCAACCGCGATTCAAACGCTCAAAAATTCAGATCCAATCTTGGCAAATTTAATAGACATAGTGGGAGATTACAAACTACATCAAACGCAACAAACGGGAGATTTACTGTTTTCGCTGTCACGGGCAATTCTTTATCAACAATTATCTACTAAAGCTGCTGCTGTTATCCATAATAGATTTTTGCAGCTTTATTCTGAAAACTTGCCAACAGCTTTAGATATCCTCAATACACCAGACGATGTTTTAAGAGGTGCTGGTATTTCACGTCCTAAAGTTTTATATCTGAAAGATTTAGCTGAGAAGGTTTTGGATGGATTGCCTAGCTTGGAAGAATTGCAAACAATGGATGATGAGAAGATTATTGAAATTCTAACCCCAATTAAAGGCATCGGACTTTGGACAGTTCAAATGTTATTGATGTTTCGTCTACATCGATTGGATATTTTACCTGTAGATGATTTAGGTATTCGTGCTGCCATTTGCAGGCTGTATGGTTTAGCAGAACTACCTAAGAAAAAAACTGTCCAAGAAATAGGACAAATGTGGAAACCTTACCGTACTATTGCTTGTTGGTATCTGTGGCGAAGTTTAGAACTAAAAGATAACTAAGCACAACCATCATCTATAGGACTCATATTTGATTTCTGAAAAACCAAATTTGCTAGAAGCTTGCTATACAGAGCTTTGTTTCTCAGTATACGTAGCAAAATTCAAGTACGATTCCTATATCGTTTTAAAGATTTACTCGCTCAACATTTCTGCCCAATCTAAAATTAAACTTTAGAGGTTAAAGATTATGAGGTTTTATTCGCAAGTTATTTTCCCGCGTCTTCTCGACTGGAGTTTGTCAGATCCAGTCTTAGCTAAATATCGTCAAGAATTACTAGCTGATGTAACAGGAGAAGTTCTGGAAATTGGGTTTGGAACTGGGTTAAATTTGCTGTACTATCCTTCTAGAATTCGCAAAATCACTACAGTTGATGTAAATCCTGGAATGAATGCTTTAGCAAACAAGCGGATCAGTAACTCTGACATCACAGTTGAGCAACTCCTGCTCTCAAGTGAAAATTTACCGATGGCAGATAATACATTTGATAGCGTGATCAGTACTTGGACTTTATGCAGTATTGCAAATGTGCAACAAGCAATTCAAGAAATTTATCGGGTACTAAAACCGGGTGGTAGATTCTTTTTCTTGGAACATGGGTTAAGTGAAAAGCCTAATGTACAAGTATGGCAGCATCGGCTCACACCCTTTCAGAAAGTCATAGCTGATGGATGTCACCTAAATCGAGATATTCAAAAATTAGTAGAACAGTATTTTGACCGTGTAGAGCTACATCAATTCACACCTGATAATTTGCCAGATTTGGTGGCTCATCTCTATCAAGGAGTTGCAACTAAATAATGCCTGCAATGTTTATCAGGAGGTACAATTTCCACCAAGATATACGAGCATATTGCCGAAAGTAACAACTATTCCATAAATAAACTCCAAGCAAAGTCACAAATATTTTGTTAATAATACTACTTCATTTCTTGTATTTAGATTTACTGCTGGCATAAGGCTAAAAGTTACTATCTTACTTAATGAATATGCTGTTTCTTCGCTTGTTTGTAGCTGGAAAAAAATCTTGTGAATTTGTTGGTTGTTGGCTTTGATTACGTCGAATTTTCTCAAATAAAGCAGGTGGAGTTGCTTGACGAAATGCTCCACAGTAGTGCATAGACATGACTGCTTTAAATGCCCAGTGGTTTGCTGGTAAATCACTAAAAGGATTAGGTAAAGTTTCTGCTTGGTTGTTAATACAAGCATTTTGAACTTGAGTTAATTTCTGTGATTCATCATTAATTTGCTCTTGAGCTTTTACGGGAGCCAGTATCCCAAAGGTAGTTAATGCTAAAATTGCTGACAAAATTTTATAATTCATAAGTCCTAAAAAATGCTTACCTTTCTGTATTTTAGCTTCTGAAAAATGAATTTTGATGTGAAATGAGCGAGCGCATTTCTAACTAACCTCCTAAACTAAATATCGGTAGAATGTGTAAACCAGCACGTCCAACAAAAACTGTAGCAATTAACGAAAAATGTTCAGTCTGCGCGATTACCAACAAGATTTAGTTTCCAAAACTTTTGCGGCTTGGAATGGTGGAATTAGAAAGGTACTACTGCAACTAAGCACGGGTGGTGGCAAGACAATTATCTTTGCCGCCGTAGCATCTAAGATGACTGCTCAAAGTGAAGGTGTCTTGGTAGTTGCTCATAGAGAAGAGTTAATTCTCCAGGCGGCCGAGAAACTAGCGGCGGTGACAAAATTACAACCAGGAATTATTAAAGCTGGATACAAGCCGAATGATTCATTAATTCAAGTAGCTAGTATTCAAACTCTTTCACGACGAGAAACCTACCCGAAGGCGCAGCTTGTCATCATTGATGAAGCTCATCATTCTAGTGCTAACAGTTACCGCAAATTATTAGATGCTTACCCAGAAGCACTGATTTTAGGGTTAACTGCCACACCCAGACGTGAAGACGGCTATGGATTGCGAGATGTTTTTGACCACCTGATCAGCTCGATTTCTACTAAGGAATTAATTGCTTTAGGCCACTTAACAGATTACAAATTAATTGCTGGCTTTAAATATTCTCGACACAAAGTTCCGCTAAAACGCGACTTTACGCGTAAAGAATTAGAGGAAGTTGCTTCTGACTACAAGCCATCTGAGGTATTGAAGCAGTGGCAGAATTTTTCCGCCCATCAAAAGACAGTAATTTTTGCCGTCAACGTCAAGCACTCTCAAGATATTACACAAGCTTTCTGCGCCAATGGAATCACTTGTGAGCATCTTGATGGCGAAACGAGTAACATTGAACGTAAAGAAATTTTAGATAGATTTCGTAGCGGTCAAACACAGGTTATCAGTAATTGTGCAATTTTAACTGAGGGATTTGATTGTCCTGATTCCAGTGCCGCCGTCATTGCTCGACCGACTAGCAGTGTTACTCTCTGGCTGCAAATGATTGGCCGAGTCTTGCGTCCTGCACCGGGTAAAGAATATGCAACTATCTTAGACATGACTGATAACTGGTATCGGCTAGGTCGTCCATGTGACAACCGAAAATGGAGTCTTGATCCAGTATCCTGTGACCCTGATACCCAAGGAGCAAGATGTTGTCCTCACTGCCATCATGTCTTTAAACCAATGCCTGCCTTGATTCGGACAAAAGAATACTTTAATTGTCAAAAAGCCGAATTTGTCATCCAGTATGAAGCAGATTGCCCCAATTGCAGTAAATCTTTTAAATGGGTCTTAGAAGAATCCTCGGTTACAGGAAATGATGGTGAAGTGGTAATTGTTGCTGACTCTGATATTGAGTTTAAAGAAGTTCCACCCGAAGTGCGTCCATCTTTATTAACCTCAGTTATTGAGGCTAAAAAGCGTAAGTTTAGAAATCAGGAAAGGAAACTAATTTTTTATAGTGCGACAATTAGAAGCTGGTTTTTAAATTGCCCTGAAGTCAATTTAACCGAACTAATTTATGCTACTGAATTACTTGATTGCCCACCACAAACATTTGAATCTAGCATAGAATCTTTAGTTTATAAAATTCGCAATACTCAAGAATGGACAGATGTAACCCAAATCATGTCTAATCGTCCTGATAACGTAAAAAAAGTTATTTGGAGTAAATTATCTCATGAGGAGAAAGACAGATTTAAAATAATGAAAGTCAATTATGAAAAGGAAATGAATGAAATTCAGGAATGGTTGACAGAAGAAAACTTAGTATTAGTAGCAGAGTATTTATCAGCTTGCCAAGACGTTGAGATGATTTCTTCTTTATGCCAAATCTATAAAAAACCAGTTATTCAAGCAGCCATTGACCGGATATCCGACGATAAACGTTACCAAATTAATCAATGGATTACACAGTTATACAAAGTCAGCTAGAGAAGCGTTTAGCTTCAATGAAAGTTTTATAGTAATAAGCATTTCTTAAATGAGCATCCAACTAAACCAAAATTATTAATAAAACATCTGCACAAGTTTAATCAAATCACTTTTTGCAGGTTCACCATTGTTTAACCAAGTTATCAAGTTATCAGGATATAACCAAAAATTCTCAACAAAATCATTTTTATTATAATCAGGATTATTATCCAATTTAATTTCATAAACTTTCATAAAAGCAGATACTTGATGCTGATGTGGTCTTAAATATCCTAATAATCTAAAGTCAACATTTTTTAGCTCTAAATTCAATTCTTCTTTCAGTTCACGTTGCAGGGCATCTTCATAACTTTCTCCGCTTTCAACATGACCTCCCATACTCACATCAAGGCAAAGAGGAAAAATTATTTTTT from Nostoc sp. HK-01 encodes:
- a CDS encoding putative methyltransferase, translating into MRFYSQVIFPRLLDWSLSDPVLAKYRQELLADVTGEVLEIGFGTGLNLLYYPSRIRKITTVDVNPGMNALANKRISNSDITVEQLLLSSENLPMADNTFDSVISTWTLCSIANVQQAIQEIYRVLKPGGRFFFLEHGLSEKPNVQVWQHRLTPFQKVIADGCHLNRDIQKLVEQYFDRVELHQFTPDNLPDLVAHLYQGVATK
- a CDS encoding type III restriction enzyme res subunit, translating into MFSLRDYQQDLVSKTFAAWNGGIRKVLLQLSTGGGKTIIFAAVASKMTAQSEGVLVVAHREELILQAAEKLAAVTKLQPGIIKAGYKPNDSLIQVASIQTLSRRETYPKAQLVIIDEAHHSSANSYRKLLDAYPEALILGLTATPRREDGYGLRDVFDHLISSISTKELIALGHLTDYKLIAGFKYSRHKVPLKRDFTRKELEEVASDYKPSEVLKQWQNFSAHQKTVIFAVNVKHSQDITQAFCANGITCEHLDGETSNIERKEILDRFRSGQTQVISNCAILTEGFDCPDSSAAVIARPTSSVTLWLQMIGRVLRPAPGKEYATILDMTDNWYRLGRPCDNRKWSLDPVSCDPDTQGARCCPHCHHVFKPMPALIRTKEYFNCQKAEFVIQYEADCPNCSKSFKWVLEESSVTGNDGEVVIVADSDIEFKEVPPEVRPSLLTSVIEAKKRKFRNQERKLIFYSATIRSWFLNCPEVNLTELIYATELLDCPPQTFESSIESLVYKIRNTQEWTDVTQIMSNRPDNVKKVIWSKLSHEEKDRFKIMKVNYEKEMNEIQEWLTEENLVLVAEYLSACQDVEMISSLCQIYKKPVIQAAIDRISDDKRYQINQWITQLYKVS
- a CDS encoding HNH endonuclease translates to MRVFVLDQNLQPLNPCHPARARELLKKGRAKVYRRYPFTIMMQDRVEENSTTHPHRLKIDPGSRVTGVAIVQECTGRVVGAFEIHHRGQQVKNALLTRRALRRGRRSRKTRYRKPRFLNRRRRAGWLPPSLESRIANIETWMRRLMKLCPITDISQELVWFDLQQLQNPEIKGVEYQQGELFGFEVREYLLQKWGRKCVYCGVENVPFEVEHIHPKSKGGSDHVSNLTIACHDCNQAKSNQPVKQFLAKKPELLKRILAQAKAPLKDATAVNTTRWELYRRLQLTGLPVELGSGGRTKFNRQTRGIAKHHWTDAACVGVSTPSRLLLNGVKPLIIKAKGHGARQRCRTDKYGFPKAHAPKAKFFMGFTTGDIVKANIPSGKYAGSYTGPDFSR
- a CDS encoding DNA-3-methyladenine glycosylase II, which gives rise to MNYSTAIQTLKNSDPILANLIDIVGDYKLHQTQQTGDLLFSLSRAILYQQLSTKAAAVIHNRFLQLYSENLPTALDILNTPDDVLRGAGISRPKVLYLKDLAEKVLDGLPSLEELQTMDDEKIIEILTPIKGIGLWTVQMLLMFRLHRLDILPVDDLGIRAAICRLYGLAELPKKKTVQEIGQMWKPYRTIACWYLWRSLELKDN
- a CDS encoding NUDIX hydrolase — protein: MINSLGKLWIPRRSAKKIIFPLCLDVSMGGHVESGESYEDALQRELKEELNLELKNVDFRLLGYLRPHQHQVSAFMKVYEIKLDNNPDYNKNDFVENFWLYPDNLITWLNNGEPAKSDLIKLVQMFY